A portion of the Sus scrofa isolate TJ Tabasco breed Duroc chromosome 5, Sscrofa11.1, whole genome shotgun sequence genome contains these proteins:
- the C5H22orf23 gene encoding UPF0193 protein EVG1 isoform X6 → MMKESKLTNFQQRHIMDTMKRGDALPLHCSPTSSQRVLPARQPASAIYLPPILAARSHLRPASLCQANGAYSREQFRPQATRDLEKEKRRLQNIFATGKEPEERKRKPPPVQQEAPAPELDRFEELVKEIQERKAFLADMEALGQGRRYRGVILTEISQKLQEMEDLDRKRSEELRKALATP, encoded by the exons ATGATGAAGGAATCCAAACTGACTAACTTCCAACAGCGCCACATCATGGACACCATGAAAA GAGGAGACGCTCTCCCGTTACACTGCAGCCCAACTTCCAGCCAGAGGGTCTTGCCTGCCAGGCAGCCGGCCTCGGCCATCTACCTGCCACCCATCCTGGCAGCCCGGTCCCACCTCCggcctgccagcctgtgccaagCCAACGGGGCCTACAGCCGGGAGCAGTTCAGGCCTCAAGCCACCC GGGATCTGGAGAAGGAGAAGCGAAGACTCCAGAATATTTTTGCCACGGGGAAGGAgccagaggaaaggaagagaaagcccCCTCCTGTGCAGCAGGAGGCCCCAGCGCCTGAGCTGGACCGGTTTGAAGAAC TGGTGAAGGAAATCCAGGAGAGGAAAGCGTTCTTGGCTGACAtggaggccctggggcagggcaggCGGTACCGAGGGGTCATCCTCACCGAAATCTCCCAG AAACTACAGGAGATGGAAGACCTTGACCGCAAGAGGAGCGAGGAACTTAGGAAGGCTCTGGCCACCCCTTAA
- the C5H22orf23 gene encoding UPF0193 protein EVG1 isoform X5 produces the protein MMKESKLTNFQQRHIMDTMKRGDALPLHCSPTSSQRVLPARQPASAIYLPPILAARSHLRPASLCQANGAYSREQFRPQATRDLEKEKRRLQNIFATGKEPEERKRKPPPVQQEAPAPELDRFEEREPDGTVTLGRECGWGAPPPPRPSGSSGLSTEVLPVPKGGKTPPLREPPLPRTDSPLPVQW, from the exons ATGATGAAGGAATCCAAACTGACTAACTTCCAACAGCGCCACATCATGGACACCATGAAAA GAGGAGACGCTCTCCCGTTACACTGCAGCCCAACTTCCAGCCAGAGGGTCTTGCCTGCCAGGCAGCCGGCCTCGGCCATCTACCTGCCACCCATCCTGGCAGCCCGGTCCCACCTCCggcctgccagcctgtgccaagCCAACGGGGCCTACAGCCGGGAGCAGTTCAGGCCTCAAGCCACCC GGGATCTGGAGAAGGAGAAGCGAAGACTCCAGAATATTTTTGCCACGGGGAAGGAgccagaggaaaggaagagaaagcccCCTCCTGTGCAGCAGGAGGCCCCAGCGCCTGAGCTGGACCGGTTTGAAGAACGTGAGCCCGATGGGACAGTTACGCTGGGGAGGGAGTGTGGGTGGGGAGCCCCCCCGCCACCCCGGCCAAGTGGGAGCAGTGGTCTCAGCACAGAAGTGCTTCCTGTTCCCAAGGGAGGCAAAACACCGCCCCTCCGGGAGCCCCCACTGCCCCGCACCGACAGCCCTCTCCCCGTCCAGTGGTGA
- the MICALL1 gene encoding MICAL-like protein 1 translates to MAGPRGALLAWCRRQCEGYRGVDIRDLSSSFRDGLAFCAILHRHRPDLLDFDSLSKDNVFENNRLAFEVAEKELGIPALLDPSDMVSMRVPDCLSIMTYVSQYYNHFASPGQAGVSPPRKGLAPSSPASEAAASVEPGDRAQDEERSSGSLAEQGAHRAPSSICAACQQHVHLVQRYLADGKLYHRHCFRCHRCSSTLLPGSYQDGPEEGTFVCAEHCARLGPGGRSGARPGPPPQPKQQQLAGEAKDVEAVGPSPNAAAGAAEAEADMPKASPEARPQIPTKPRVPGKPQELASPPASRPTPAPRRASESTAPTPPTPRPRSSLQHENLAEPGGSSVLVNGKLHEPPVPKPRGTPKLSERTPPPRKDPPWITLVQAEPKKKPAPLPPSSSPGPPPPPQPQGQDSRQVENGGVAEVAPRGLEVATLESKPYNPFEDEEEEPPAATGSALAHPESTAKSLHPWYGITPTSSPKTKKRPAPRAPSASPLVTLHASRLSHSEPPSATPSPALSVESLASESSSQPPSTELLEPPVVPKSCSEPAVHAPGTPGTSASLSANSSLSSSGELAQPSVDRTPQASPGLAPSARGSPGPPPAKPCSGAAPTPLLLVEDKSPAPSPGTSSPQLQVKSSCKENPFNRKPSPTASPTIKKATKGSKPARPPAPGHGFPLIKRKVQADQYIPEEDIHGEVDTIERQLDALEHRGVLLEEKLRGGANEGREDDMLVDWFRLIHEKHLLVRRESELIYVFKQQNLEQRQADVEYELRCLLNKPEKDWTEEDRGREKVLMQELVTLIEQRNAIVNCLDEDRQREEEEDKMLEAMIKRKEFQKEAESEGKKKGKFKTMKVLKLLGNKRDPKSKASVDKS, encoded by the exons ATGGCGGGGCCGCGGGGCGCGCTGCTGGCCTGGTGCCGCCGCCAGTGCGAGGGCTACCGCGGCGTGGACATCCGCGACCTGAGCAGCTCCTTCCGGGACGGCCTGGCCTTCTGCGCCATCCTGCACCGGCACCGGCCCGACCTGCT AGATTTTGATTCACTTTCCAAGGACAATGTCTTCGAGAATAACCGTTTG gccttcGAGGTGGCTGAGAAGGAGCTGGGGATCCCTGCTCTCCTGGACCCCAGTGACATGGTCTCCATGCGTGTCCCCGACTGCCTCAGCATCATGACCTACGTGTCCCAGTATTACAACCACTTCGCCAGCCCCGGCCAAG CCGGTGTCTCACCACCCAGAAAGGGCCTGGCACCCTCCTCCCCCGCATCCGAAGCAGCTGCTTCAGTGGAACCAGGAGACAGGGCTCAG GATGAGGAGCGCTCCTCGGGCAGCCTGGCGGAGCAGGGTGCCCACCGGGCCCCCAGCAGTATCTGCGCAGCCTGCCAGCAGCACGTGCACTTGGTGCAGCGTTACCTGGCCGACGGCAAGCTGTACCACCGGCACTGCTTCCG GTGTCACCGGTGTTCCAGCACCCTGCTCCCTGGGTCTTATCAAGATGGGCCGGAGGAGGGCACCTTTGTGTGTGCAGagcactgcgccaggctgggccCTGGTGGGCGGTCGGGGGCCAGGCCCGGACCCCCCCCACAGCCAAAGCAGCAGCAACTTGCAGGAGAAGCCAAGGATGTGGAGGCAGTCGGCCCCAGCCCTAACGCGGCTGCAGGGGCTGCAGAGGCTGAGGCGGACATGCCCAAGGCCAGCCCCGAGGCCCGGCCCCAGATCCCCACCAAGCCCAGGGTTCCTGGCAAACCACAGGAGCTGGCCAGCCCCCCGGCCAGCCGGCCCACACCCGCCCCCAGGAGGGCCTCCGAGAGCACAGCCCCGACGCCCCCCACGCCCCGGCCCCGCTCCAGTCTGCAGCACGAGAACTTGGCGGAGCCGGGAGGCAGCAGCGTCCTGGTGAACG GGAAGCTGCACGAACCCCCTGTCCCCAAGCCCAGAGGGACACCCAAGCTGTCAGAGAG GACGCCACCCCCCAGGAAGGACCCCCCATGGATCACACTGGTGCAGGCAGAGCCAAAGAAGaagccagcccccctccccccgagcAGTAGCCCTgggccgccaccgccaccgcagCCGCAGGGCCAGGACAGCAGGCAGGTGGAGAACGGAGGTGTGGCCGAGGTGGCCCCACGGGGCCTGGAGGTGGCCACCCTGGAGTCCAAGCCCTATAATCCCTTTGAAGACGAGGAGGAAGAGCCCCCAGCTGCCACCGGCTCTGCCCTGGCTCACCCGGAGTCCACAGCCAAGTCCCTGCACCCCTGGTATGGCATCACCCCCACCAGCAGCCCCAAGACAAAGAAGCGCCCTGCCCCCCGAGCACCCAGCGCGTCCCCCTTGGTGA CTCTCCACGCCTCCCGCCTGTCACACTCGGAGCCACCCTCAGCCACCCCGTCGCCAGCCCTCAGCGTAGAGAGCCTGGCGTCTGAGAGCTCCAGCCAGCCGCCCAGCACGGAGCTTCTGGAGCCGCCAGTCGTGCCCAAGAGCTGCTCAGAGCCTGCTGTCCACGCCCCTGGCACCCCGGGGACCTCAGCCAGCCTCTCCGCCAACTCCTCCTTGTCGTCCTCCGGGGAGTTGGCGCAGCCCAGCGTGGACCGGACGCCTCAAgccagccctggccttgccccCAGTGCTAGGGGCAGCCCGGGTCCCCCGCCAGCCAAGCCCTGCAGTGgcgctgcccccacccctctcttGCTGGTTGAAGACAAGAGCCCTGCGCCGTCCCCCGGCACCTCGTCCCCACAGCTCCAGGTAAAG TCTTCCTGCAAGGAGAATCCCTTTAACCGGAAGCCGTCCCCCACAGCGTCCCCAACCATAAAGAAGGCCACCAAGGGCTCCAAGCCAGCGAGACCGCCTGCCCCAGGACACGGCTTTCCTCTCATCAAACGCAAG GTCCAGGCTGACCAGTACATCCCCGAGGAGGACATCCACGGAGAGGTGGACACCATCGAGCGCCAGCTGGATGCCCTGGAACACCGCGGGGTCCTGCTGGAGGAGAAGCTGCGTGGCGGAGCGAATG AGGGCCGCGAGGATGACATGCTGGTGGACTGGTTCAGGCTCATCCACGAGAAGCACCTGCTGGTCCGGCGGGAGTCCGAGCTCATCTACGT CTTCAAGCAGCAGAACCTGGAGCAGCGCCAGGCCGACGTGGAGTATGAGCTCCGGTGTCTTCTCAACAAGCCAG AAAAGGACTGGACCGAGGAGGACCGGGGCCGAGAGAAGGTGCTGATGCAGGAGCTCGTCACCCTCATCGAGCAACGCAACGCCATCGTCAACTGCCTGGACGAGGACCGGCAGAG ggaggaagaggaagataagATGCTGGAAGCCATGATCAAGAGGAAAG AGTTCCAGAAGGAGGCCGAATCTGAGGGCAAGAAGAAGGGCAAGTTCAAGACCATGAAGGTGCTGAAGCTGCTAGGGAACAAGCGTGACCCCAAGAGCAAGGCTTCTGTGGACAAGAGCTGA